Proteins encoded together in one Orbaceae bacterium lpD01 window:
- a CDS encoding molecular chaperone gives MRNYINVCLFLFSFGLSHGVFAGIIAENSRIIFDEGMNQQSLMIANTNKYPIIVQTWIDNGDVNNTPEKTDAPFIVLPAVFKMNPNDTKGLRIMFKHQPLPDDRESLYWLNIYEIPPKHKSTSDSVPELVVAMNTQMKIFYRPKALANQKVDLLSRLQFSITQDKPDIILNVTNPTGYYASFSSIKLLVNGQDYKPEQKLDVMVSPQSSEQFVFKQLGSISQGKNIDLTFMLIDDHGRSQPGQRQNIPSSSD, from the coding sequence ATGAGAAATTATATTAATGTTTGTCTCTTTTTATTCAGTTTCGGACTCAGTCACGGTGTTTTCGCCGGTATCATTGCGGAGAATAGCCGTATTATCTTCGATGAAGGGATGAATCAGCAAAGTTTGATGATAGCCAATACCAATAAATATCCGATTATTGTGCAAACCTGGATTGATAATGGCGATGTCAACAATACGCCAGAAAAAACCGATGCCCCTTTTATTGTATTACCGGCCGTATTTAAAATGAATCCGAATGATACCAAGGGGCTGCGGATTATGTTTAAACATCAGCCATTACCGGATGATCGCGAGTCGCTTTATTGGCTCAATATTTATGAGATTCCGCCTAAACATAAATCGACATCAGACAGTGTGCCAGAGCTGGTTGTGGCGATGAATACCCAAATGAAGATATTTTATCGCCCCAAAGCGCTGGCTAATCAAAAAGTGGATCTGCTCAGTCGTCTGCAGTTTTCAATCACGCAAGATAAGCCAGATATTATTCTCAATGTCACTAACCCAACCGGATATTATGCTTCATTTTCCAGTATTAAATTATTAGTAAATGGGCAGGACTATAAGCCTGAGCAAAAACTCGATGTGATGGTTAGCCCACAATCTTCTGAGCAGTTTGTCTTTAAGCAGCTTGGCAGTATCAGTCAGGGGAAAAATATTGATTTAACCTTTATGCTGATAGACGATCACGGTCGTTCACAGCCAGGCCAACGCCAAAATATCCCATCCTCTTCAGATTAA
- a CDS encoding LysR family transcriptional regulator: MINGNITLKKLQIFLSFMSKGNIALVAESIGLSTVSVHRALHTLEEDIACPLFIHKGRILQPLPAAHTLVEYAKEIIELTERAIENTCQAAGMNKARLRIGCMYSLTLETVPKLMMDFKRRQPNVAVDLMMGSNQDLLERLESGQLDAILIAISESSIDKNTFEVLPLFQDALYIAGPIDSPLLAGESVCLQDFKHQHFIALSEGFATYHSFHQAFADTDFDPYISLYVKDIFSLINLVQAGVGFSLLPGRIMPAYTNTIKMLPLSQANPINQTIGLTFLKTREHEPYLRALVASSRMYALTHNTVTAAE, encoded by the coding sequence ATGATAAATGGCAATATTACGCTAAAAAAGTTACAGATATTCCTCTCTTTTATGTCCAAAGGTAATATTGCCTTAGTCGCCGAATCGATTGGTCTGAGCACGGTGAGTGTACATCGGGCTTTGCACACCTTAGAAGAGGATATTGCGTGTCCGCTGTTTATTCATAAAGGCCGCATACTGCAGCCGCTCCCTGCCGCACATACCTTAGTCGAATATGCCAAAGAGATTATTGAGCTGACCGAGCGCGCGATCGAAAATACTTGTCAGGCTGCTGGCATGAATAAAGCGCGTTTAAGAATCGGCTGTATGTACTCTTTGACGCTGGAGACGGTGCCGAAACTGATGATGGATTTCAAACGTCGCCAGCCGAATGTGGCGGTCGATTTGATGATGGGATCTAATCAAGATCTGCTTGAACGTCTGGAGAGTGGTCAGTTAGATGCTATCTTAATTGCCATCTCAGAAAGTAGTATCGACAAAAATACCTTTGAAGTGCTGCCGCTGTTCCAAGATGCACTCTATATTGCCGGCCCGATTGACTCACCCTTGTTAGCTGGTGAGTCGGTCTGTTTACAAGACTTTAAACATCAGCACTTTATTGCGCTGAGTGAAGGTTTTGCCACTTATCACAGTTTCCACCAAGCCTTTGCTGATACGGATTTTGATCCCTACATTAGTCTGTATGTGAAAGATATCTTTTCGCTGATCAATCTGGTGCAGGCTGGGGTGGGTTTTAGTTTGTTACCGGGGCGCATAATGCCCGCTTATACCAATACCATTAAAATGCTGCCGTTAAGCCAGGCCAATCCGATTAATCAAACGATCGGTTTGACCTTTCTTAAAACGCGCGAACATGAACCTTACTTACGCGCGTTAGTGGCCAGTAGCCGTATGTATGCCTTAACCCATAATACGGTTACGGCAGCTGAGTGA